The Candidatus Bathyarchaeia archaeon genome window below encodes:
- a CDS encoding 50S ribosomal protein L37ae, whose protein sequence is MGKRTKKIGPARGFGPRYGVSVRKRYISIVSEMRRAHICPQCGFKSVRRESVGIWVCRKCGFKFAGGAYTPMTKIGTVAEQTAKGT, encoded by the coding sequence ATGGGTAAGAGAACAAAGAAAATTGGTCCAGCAAGAGGCTTCGGCCCAAGATATGGTGTATCGGTTAGAAAACGTTACATTAGCATAGTCTCTGAGATGAGAAGGGCACATATATGCCCGCAATGTGGATTTAAATCTGTTCGTAGAGAAAGCGTCGGCATATGGGTCTGTAGAAAATGCGGTTTCAAGTTCGCTGGCGGAGCCTATACGCCTATGACTAAAATCGGCACAGTAGCTGAACAAACCGCTAAAGGCACCTAA
- a CDS encoding KEOPS complex subunit Pcc1: protein MIREAHAILRLEFPTEKEAEIISRSIWPETESAAKYRSKVKAIRESNRIMLIFESKDMTSLRASINSYLNWIMLLRNIYGFLEDQERGMQV, encoded by the coding sequence ATGATTAGGGAAGCCCATGCAATCCTACGCCTTGAATTCCCAACTGAGAAGGAAGCTGAAATAATAAGCAGATCCATTTGGCCGGAGACTGAAAGCGCTGCTAAATATCGTTCAAAAGTTAAGGCTATTAGGGAGAGTAATCGTATTATGCTAATTTTTGAGTCAAAGGATATGACATCGCTCAGAGCGTCAATAAACTCTTATTTGAACTGGATTATGCTTCTAAGGAATATTTATGGCTTCCTAGAGGATCAAGAAAGAGGGATGCAAGTATAA
- a CDS encoding ribonuclease P: protein MGNKNKVREIALGRIKQLFNLAFEVLDKRPDLSQRYVEIARRISMRTRTRIPRENRLLICRHCKKFIFPGVSSRVRLQPRREPHIVITCLYCSKHTRIPLKREKK, encoded by the coding sequence ATGGGTAATAAAAATAAAGTCCGAGAAATAGCTCTGGGACGTATTAAGCAGTTGTTTAATCTAGCATTTGAAGTACTTGATAAAAGACCAGATTTATCCCAGAGATATGTTGAAATAGCGAGAAGAATATCTATGCGTACTAGAACCCGCATACCGAGAGAAAACCGTCTTTTAATATGTAGGCATTGTAAAAAGTTCATTTTCCCCGGAGTTAGCTCACGCGTTCGCCTACAGCCCAGAAGGGAACCACATATTGTTATTACATGCTTATACTGTAGCAAACATACCAGAATACCGTTGAAGAGAGAGAAGAAATAA
- a CDS encoding YhbY family RNA-binding protein, with protein MRRDLTQMRKTPLKPTVHIGKNGVTDAQIKEIIKQLEARGKIKVKVLKTALISETVESIAQKVSSKTDSRIIQIIGHTSHFISQEKEETLK; from the coding sequence ATGCGGAGAGATCTAACTCAAATGAGAAAAACACCTCTAAAGCCAACAGTGCATATAGGAAAAAATGGAGTAACAGATGCTCAGATAAAAGAAATCATTAAGCAGCTTGAGGCTAGAGGAAAGATTAAAGTTAAAGTTTTGAAAACAGCCTTAATAAGCGAAACTGTAGAGAGCATTGCCCAGAAAGTATCTTCAAAAACAGATTCAAGAATAATCCAGATAATTGGTCACACATCACACTTTATAAGCCAAGAAAAAGAAGAAACTTTGAAGTGA